Below is a window of Tolypothrix bouteillei VB521301 DNA.
AGTAATATCTGTAAGTTGATAGGATTGTCATCAACAATAAGAATCGTGTTTTTTTCTTGATTGCTAAAATTCATTGTATCCTCTAAAAATTGATTTAAAAAATTGTTGGTCGATCTTGAAATTGATAATAATTCTATCTAGCAAGTAGCGATAGAAGTTGCAAAAATCGGAGAGGTCCCTATTGAGACCACTACTATGCCACCTATGGCAAATGCAGGCACTTGCTATTCAATTAATTTCTGTCAACTACCTCAGTTATGTATTCATTACGCAACTGAAAGTTAAAATACTTAACGTAAAGTAAATTTAATTGAAGTAATTGCTTACATATAAGTTTCATTTAAGTTACATTCTTTCATTGATATTTTATTCATGAAGGCATAGCTATGTCACTACACACCTGAAGGATACTTCCCCCTAGAGCTATCTCTCGTTTCTCGATCTCGGCGTCTCTAGCATTGGATCGAGAAGAAGAGCCTAACCTATCATTCGCTAACAGCACCCTTTAGACTGTACATTCGCTCATTTTTGAAGAGAGAGAGGAATTAATGCCTGACTGGGTAAGGAAAAAACCTTACAGAGGAGCTAATTGTGCTGATAGCATGTAATACGTAGGAAAAAATGGACGAGAGTAACGATGTAATACATGGAGGAATGAATTCGTTTATGAGGGTGTTATATGTGTATAAGAACAAAAAAGTCTTACACTGAACAATAAACTCGTACCCTAGACAATAAAGTCCTACACTAAAACCCTACGAAAAAAGGCACTGCTTCGCTGCCTTTGAGTGTAAAACCCTTTGTTTGTTAAAAGGAAATTCAGGTAAATCTAGGTGAGAACTTTATTGTCACTGGTGATTTCTGCCAGTAGTATCGCACTGAGTGGTGCTGATAGTGTGGCAACGTTATTATTGGTAGCAGTATTGTTACGTAATAATATGCCGCAGCAAGAAATTCTGATTGGAGACCTCATTAGTCGTTATGCCGCTGGCGAAAGAAACTTTAGTGAAGTCATTATAGAGACCCCTTTTCCCCAAACCTCCTCTTGGGAACTCGGACATTTCAGAGGTTTGGATTTGAGTGGCATTATTTTGCGTAACAGCAGTATAAGATGGATCGCGATTTACATGGACGGAGTAATTCTGCGCGGGGCTGATTTGACCGACGTTGATTTGGGTGAGTCCAACTTCGAGGGGGCTGATTTGAGTAATGCCATTTTGCGGGAAACCAAATACTTCCAATCGGCTTTTAATGGTGCTAATCTCAGTGGAGCCGATTTGACAGGAGCTGAGTTGGTTGACAGTGGGTTCATTGGGGTTAACCTCTGCGGAGCTAACTTTACCAATGCAAGAATCGATGATATTACGTTCGCTTGCAACAACTTGAACAAGGCTATTTTCAATGGAGCTAGGTTGAAAAATGTTCTGTTTGACGAAGCCAAGTTGGTGCGGACCGACTTCCGTGGAGCCGACTTCGGAAAGGACAAACGTGGAGCCTCTGGGGTAAGATTCCGAGATTGTTGTTTTGGGAAAACCCTCATGCCTGATGGCAGTGTGCGTGGTAGCTGAAGCAAATAAGCCTTCTTTAGAGAAATCTGACTCAGCCAAGAGTTACCAAAAAGGTGGTGGTGGAGCAATCGATTTGGTGATGTACGTCAACGGCTGTCAGTTCAATGAAGCAGTGGCATGGCTGCGCGATCGCTTCGCTTCGGGTCTAGAGGAATGCTTAAAGCACCTACTCACGACGCCAGGATGCAAGCCATTGAGATTGCCCAAACAGAACCAACATCACAGTGCATACCACCTGCTGTTGACTCAAGTCAGCGGTCCTTAGTACAGCAATACCTCATCCAACAAAAGGAACTGCCAGCAAACATGGTGCAAGCTCTCCACGGTCCGGGGTTGGTTTATGTTGAATTCAACCAAAATGCTGTATTCAGAATGCGATCGCTCACAGAAGAAACCACCGGAGCTTTCTTGCGCGGCACCAGGGGGGAGCATACTAAAATCTTATTCTTTGCTAGGAAAATCGATATTTATCAGAAGGGTACCGCAGTTGAGGTGAACGAGGTCGTCGAATTTGGTGATTTGGGCTTCTGCTAGCTGTCCGGTTTGGATTTGAATGGAATTATTCTGGTACGCGCTAATCTCGCTGGGGCTAAGTTGGTGGATGTTATGTTCATGGAACGCACTTATTCACAAGCTTTAGCTTGCGAAAGAGAAGTGTATGCGATCGGTTCAAAAAACTTTATATTTCTGTTTGCTCTCGGCATGGCGACCTTACCTAATGCTATAGTTCAAGTGCAATGGCTTTTCAATCCGAAATTTTAAATGCCAAACGAGTATAACTTCTTAAGTCATTGTTAAAACTGTGTTAATCCACACGGTACTTAGCAAACATTTAAAAACAACAGCAATATTCGGGTAAACAGACATGGCTAAAAGTATTTACGCACTGCTTGTCGGTATCGATAGATACGACCCTAACTCAGTTTCTCCAGTCCCTTCATTACAGGGGTGCGTTAATGATATTGCAGCAGCGCAAGAATATCTTGAAGAGCGCACAAAAGATGGTGAATGGCAATTGATAGAACCATTGATTTTGAAGAACGAACAAGCCACTCGCGAAGCAATTATTCAAGGCTTTAAGGATCATCTGTGCAAGGCTGACAGCAGTGATGTTGTGTTTTTCTACTATGCAGGTCATGGGGGTCAAGAAAAAGCACCAGAGGAATTTTGGGTTTTAGAACCAGACCGTTTGAATGAAAGTTTGATTTGCTATGATAGCCGTACAGCGAATGGGAAAGACCTTGCAGATAAAGAGTTATCTTACCTGATCTCTCTTGTGGCAAAGAAAGACCCTCATGTCTTGATTGTGCTTGATTGCTGTCACTCTGGTTCGGGAACGAGAGATTTAGCACCAGATGTGAAAGTTCGTCGCGCCTCTGTAGATAATCGAGAGCGAGATTTGAAGAGCTATCTGTTTTATGAAGACCAAAAAGCATTGGATGAGATATTAACGTCCTCTCGTAATTTGGACGAGCAGAAAAAGACGACTGGTGTTGTTTTACCACCAAGAGGTAAGCATATTATGTTTTCTGCTTGTAGGGATTATGAGTTGGCTAAAGAGTACAAAGGAGATCGAGGTGAACCAAGAGGCGTTTTTTCTTACTTTTTGATGCAAACACTCCAACGGACTAATGGTAAAATCACCTACCGAGACTTAGCCAGAAATATTAATGCGATCGTTAGTGGTAAAGTTAAGGAACAATCGCCGCAAGTTGACGCAACCAATCCCGAGGAGCTAGACCAGCCTTTCTTAGGCGGTGCAATTGGCGATCGCGATGTGTTTTTTGCCCTAACTTATAACAGAAATGAGAATGGTTGGCTTATTGATGGTGGTGGACTCCACGGTCTGAGAGTTTCTCAAGAGACAGAAACTCTACTCGCAATTTTTCCCTTAACAGCTAATTCCGAAGAGTTACGCAACCTTGATGCTGCTTTGGGCGAAGCAAAAGTCACTAAAGTATTTCCTCAACGAAGTAAAGTACAAATTACTAAGGGTGAAGAAAAGTTATCGGAAAAAGAAAGTTATAAGGCTGTAGCGATCGGCTTACCACTTCCGCCTTTAAAAGTTTACTTTAAGACTGATGAAAGTGATGCTGTCGGTATAGAACTAGCACGGAAAACATTACAAACATCTGGACTGAAAAATCAGCCTTCATTATATGTGCGTGAAGTCGAGCAAGCCGCAGATGCAAATTACTATTTAGCTGCCAATAAGAATCAGTATTGGATTTTACAACGTGAAGACTTAAGCCCTGCGATCGCTCCCATTCCAGAAGCTTCAAATGGAGAAAGTTACACATCCGAAATGGCGTCTGCACTCGTGACGCGTCTAGAGCATATCGCCCGTTGGAAGAATGTTTTAGATCTCTCCACTCCTGCAACGAGCCGAATTAAACCTGATGATGTAGAGATGTCTATTACAATTGTTTCCGGAAAGAAAGAGTCGCCATCAAGTTCAGAATTGCGCGTAGAGTATACCCATGACAGTAATAACAATGAGTGGCTTGGCCCAGTTCTTCAAGTCAGATTGACAAATCGTAGTTTTAAAACTCTCTACGCCAATGTCGTACTTCTCTCAGAAGATTACGCAATCAATGCTGACTTATTTGAGGAAAAAAGCAGTATCCGGTTAGCACCAAGCGATAGTGGAGGAAGTTCATCTGTAGAAAGTGAACTCACTTTCTATATACCAGAGGCATTTTTAGAACAGGGAATTACAGAGTATAAAGATATTTTCAAATTGATTGTCTGTACCACAGAATTTAATGCAAGTTTGCTGCAGCAAGATGGATTGAACCCTCCCCCAAGAAATCGTTCGACAGAACAGTATGGCGGAACATTGGATCGGTTGTTAGATGGAGTGCATACGCGTAATGCTGTGAGAGCGCAAGGGACTTATGATGATTGGATGACAAAAGAAATTACAGTCACTCTCATAAAACCGCAAGATGCCAAACCAATTAAATCTCATAGTAGTACTTCATTACAAGATGGTTTGGTTGAGGTACAACCCCATCCCAGTTTGCGTGCTAAGGTGAATTTGACTACAGTACCCCAAGCGAGTCGGGATTTGGGTAACCTAATTTTGCCTGCGATCCTGCGTCAAGAACCTCGAGTTACCCAATCTTTTGCATTTACTAGTAGTCGAGGAAGCGATCCGGGATTGAGTGCAATAGAGTTAAGCGATATTGAAGACTATACTGTTGTCAACAAAGATGCTCCTTTGACGATAGTGATTGATAAAGAAATAACAGAGAATGAATACCTCCTACCATTTGCTTACGATAGCGAGGATAAGTTTTTCTTACCTTTAGGACGGGGCATAAGAACGGAAAATGGCAAAACAGAAATTGTTTTGGAACGTTTGCCCAAACCAAGTACAACCAGTCGTAGTTTGCAAGGTTCTGTCAAAATTTTCTTGGAAAAAGTTGCCCATCAAAAGTTAGGAAGACCTTACAATTACCCCCTACTCAGTTCTGTAGCAAGCATTGACGATAAAGATAAGGTGACTTACGAAGCGAACAAGGAGACAATTAAAGGACAAGTTGCCCAAGCGCAAAAAATTGTTCTCTTCATTCATGGCATTCTTGGTAGTACACAACGCAGCCTCTCCTCCATTAACAAAGCTAAAGTTACAGTTAACGGGCAAGATCGGACTTTAAAAGAACACTATGACTTAGTGTTGGCTTTTGATTACGAAAATCTTCAAACCACTATTGAAGAAAATGCAAAACTTTTAGGACAGCGGTTGCAAGAAATTGGCTTGGGACCAAATCATGGTAAAGAATTACACATAGTAGCTCACTCTATGGGTGGTTTGATAGCTCGATGGTTTATTGAGCAAGAAGGTGGCAACCAAGTTGTACAACACTTAGTGATGTTAGGCACGCCAAATGCGGGTTCCCCCTGGCCTAGCATTCAAGATTGGGTATTTACAGCCCTTAGTTTTGGGTTGAATCAACTTTCAGCCGTTGTTTGGCCGACAAGAATTGTGGCTGTGTTACTTGAACTTTTAGAAAATAACGATCTTTCTTTGGAGCAAATGCATCCGGAATCTGAATTTTTCAAAGCGATCGCATTGTCTGAGGACCCCCACGTTCCTTACACAATTATTGCAGGTGACAGGTCATTGATATCGGGTATTTCAGAAGAGAAATCCGGTCAATTGCATCGATTAATGCAAAAGCTATTTGGTAAAGCAGTGGATAAAGCTATTGATTTAGCGTTCTTTCAGCAACCCAACGATCTTGCAGTCAGTTTGGCTAGTATTACAAGTGTAACGAGTGACAGAACACCCCCACCGAGAATATTAGAACCATATACTGCATGCGATCACGTAACTTACTTTACTGTGCCCTCAGGGTTAGCAGCTCTATCAGAAGCACTGTCTCCCAAGCACTAACCCGCACTCGGCGATCGGCAAACTTCGCATACCTCGATCCGGTGGCTCCGCCTGGGAATGCCTTACAGGGGGCTCCGCCTCCAGTGGAGCGCCCTGCAGAGCCTCGCCGACTGTGTTCCCTGGTAGAACCAGGGAACGAGAGTGGGTAGTGCGTTCACTTACCCAGCAAAATTAATGCGATGGACCGTTAGAGCGCCACTTGTATCGGCATTAGTTAAGTCAGAACCGTACAATATCACAATCTTTTATCAAGTCAGTTTTACTGCCGAGCATTTTCTCTCACAATTTCTACATCTAGTTCTAAAAATTCTGCAATTTGCTCAATGCTTAAGCCTAACCTCATGAGTTTGGGAATCGTCTCTAACTTTGTCACTAATACACCTTCCTCAAAACCTTCTTGCTTACCTTCTTGCTTACCTTCTTGCTTACCTTCTTGCTTACCTTCTTGCTTACCTTCCAGATAAACTCTACTTTTTTTTAAAGAATCTAAATTCAGCATCACTTCAAGTTCCTCCCGACTCAAGTTAGCAAACTTATCAATCACTACTGCTTTAATAAATTCTAAAACCTTTTCCTCTAAAGTGGCATCAGTAAGTTCTTGTTGAGCTTGACGGAGCAACTGTCTGGCAAGTTCTCCAGTTTTCTCCTGGCTTTTATTTTCGACTATTAAACGCATCACTCCCACAGCTAGAGATTGGTTGGGAGTTTTTGCCAGTTCATCCAAATAAAAACGATGTAAATTCGATAGGACAAAATTCAAGTATCTCGGAAAATTACCTTCATTACTTTTTGTGTCATAAATGACAACAGCATACCATTCGTCATTGGGAGGTTGATATTGAGTTAGATAAAGAACGATTTTGGCAACAAATTGATTGTAGAAATTATCATCTTTATAAGACTGAGCCTCAATAAAATAAATTGGTTCGTTCAGATAAATTTCAGAAGTTGAGAGCAACCCATCTAAACGAAATCCTCTCTGTTTAATTTCTGGAGCGCTGAATTTATAGATGCTTGTATCTTTACCTGATTGACCGATAAGTTCAAAAAACAATTCAGGTATCTCTTTAAAAATTTCATAGAAAAGTGGATCGGCAGTCATGTAGTTCTTAATAAGAAATTGTGGTTTTCTTAGTTTAAGATCATTTATTTTTATTTCTTAAAAAGTATTTTCTTATAGTAAAAAGTTAATGCTGCCACTGCAGGGCAGCAATTTCAGGAGTGAGGTTGAGGGTAGGATTAAGTTCAACAGCTTGTTGAAACTTGGCAATTGCTAGAGCAAAATTTCTCAAGCGGGCTAAATCGTTACCTTGTCTGATAAGAATCAGTGCTAAATCTGTGTTGCTCAAAGTCTCTGTCAAATTAACCCCAATAGTGTATTTAACAACATCTATTTCCGGATTCTCTGAAATCAGATGATACATTAAACGTCTACAGCACACTTCAAGCCAAGCCCGCCAACCGCCCTGCCACAAGCGCACCATACCATCAGTGCCTCCACTCACAATTGTCTTGCCATTGGTACTAATAGCAACAGATATGACAGAACCTTCATGCCCGTATAATGGTTTGCCAAAAGAGTTACCATCTGTGTCCCACAGGCGTACTGTACCGTCAGATCCTCCACTCACAATCATCTTGCGATCGCTACTTATAGCAACGGACATCACAGAACCTTCATGTCCGCGTAACGGTTTGCCAATAGGGTTACCATCGGTGTCCCACAAGCGCACCGTACCATCAGCGCTTCCACTGACAATTATCTTGTTATCAGTGCTAATAGAAACAGCATTGACAAAATATTCATGCCCGTTTAGAGGCAGACCGATAGGGTTGCCTGCAATGTCCCACAAGCGTACTGTATTATCAGTACTACCACTAATAATTATTTTAGCATCAGTACTAATTGCAACAGATTTGACATAACCTTTATGTCCGCGCAACGGTTTGCCAATTGATTTACCGATGCTACTCCACAAACGTATCGTCTTGTCGTCACTGCCACTCACAATTATCTTACCTTTAGTGCTAATTGCAACGGAATTTACACAACGTTCGTGTCCGCGTAAGGGTTTACCAATAGGATTGCCGGAGATATCCCACAATCGCACCGTACTATCAGTACTACCACTGATAATTATTTTACCATTAGTGCTAACTGCAACGGCATTAACGGAATTCTCGTGTCCTCGCAAAGGATGGAGGATAGGATGACTTTTGCTATTCCACAAACGTATGGTACTGTCAGCACTGCCACTAATAATTATCTTGCGATCGCCATGAATAGCAACAGCATTCACACAATCTCCGTGTCCGCGTAACGGTTCATCAATGGAGTTGTTAGAGATATCCCACAAGCGAACCGTTTTATCATCACTGCCACTGACGATTATCTTACCATCCGTAGCGATCGCAACAGAATTCACAAAAGACTCATGACCGTGTAGTGGTATGCCAATAGAATTGCCAGAGATATCCCACACGCGTACTGTGCGATCGGCACTACCAGTCACAATCATTTTGCCATCAGTACTAATAGCAACAGCATTGACATAAGCTTCATGTCCCCGCAAAGGTTTAGCGATTGGGTTGTTAGATATGTCCCATAAACGTACCGTGCCATGCTGACTGCCAGTGACAATGACTGGCTCATTACTATTATTAAAAATTACAGATATAATACTATCTTTATATCCCCATAAAGGTTCGCCAATCGGATTGCCACGCTTATCCCACAAACGGATAGTCTCATCAGCACCAACGCTGACTATAGTCTTACCATCATCACTCACAGTTACTCTCTTGACATAATCCTTATGTCCGCGTAGCGGTTTGCACTTAAGATTACCCGCACTATCCCACAAGCGAACAACTTTGTCATCGCCTCCACTCACAATCGTTTTGCTATCAGTACTAATAGCAACAGTTCTCACAGAACCTTGATGCCCAAGTATTGGTTTGCCCACAGGATTTCCATCTACATCCCACAGGCGTACCGTGCCATCTTTACTGCCACTGACAATGATTTTACCATCGGTACTGATGGCAACAGAACTGACATAACCCAAATGCCCCCGTAATGGTTTACCGATAGGATTGCCCGTGCAATCCCACAACCGAACTGTACCGTCATCACTACCACTGACAATCATCTTGCAATCGGCAGCAATTGCAACAGATATCACAGATCTCTCATGTCCCCAGCATTTATTCGACACTCGGGCTGTGTTCGTGACAGTTAGTAAATTAGCCTGAATGGAAGTGAGAATCTTATCTGGTAATTTCTCTAAATTCTGACCTATTAACTCTATCGATCGCTTGAGAGCTTCTGAAGGCTGATTTGGTAGTAGACTCAAAACTTTCTCTGCTTCTTCTGGTAGTGTTGCTTCAATGAGCGCCTGCTCTTTCTCCGCAAGTGCCCGTTCTAAAAAAGCAACTCTTTCTTTTTCTTGTTGCTCGAACTCGCGTTTCTTTCGACTCTCCTCAATAAATTCCAACGCCAAACTATCCAACAACCCAAGGTGAAGGTAATTTTCCAAATAATCTTCTGCTTCCACCAATCTCGCTTCTTGAAGGAGATAATTTTCCGGTTTACCTCTTCTTGCCCATTCTTTAGCTTCTGATTCTATCTTACGTTCTATCTCCATTGCTGCTCGATACTCTCTTATCCAGTCGTGCAGCTTTTGCCAATGACGAATGAGGGCTTCATGGGCAATATCCAAAATAACATCACCAGGTTTTGATGCTGTATCTGTCGTAATCAATCGCGTCTCTGGTGCCGCTAACTTTTGAATCACTTTTTCCAAAAGAAGATCTTCTGTCTGCTGTTTGCTGGCTAAATCGTATTTGTGTATTCGTCTGCGCGTGTTGGCAATATCACCTAAATAAGTAAGTTCTAAAAAGATCCGCTTGGCAACCAATTGTTCTTCTTCAGAAAGAGATTCATAAACTTCATCAGCTCGTTTTTCCAGCGCCTTTTCCACACCACCAATGTTATAGTAATCGGACAGCGTCCATCGCTTTAAAGGTCGCTTTTTCCAAAGTTCTGTCAGCGCATACTGCAATAGGGGTAAGCCTCCGGCTTCTCCTTTGACATCTGCAATCATCTTCTCAACCAGTGGATTCTCGATCTCTATGCCTGCTTGTTCGGCTGGTTTGGTAATCGCTTCCCTTAACTCTTCCGGCTTCATGGGCATGACTCTCACCAAATTCCGGTCGATTTTTGTTACCAATCCACCATATTCCTGTTCTGCACAGTTGCCTTGGAAATCCGCTCGCATAATCAGTATCAGGCAAAGTTTATTCCCCAATCGATTGACTGCGCTTATCAAACATTCAAAAAATTGTTGTCGCTCGTCGAGATTTTGGCACAGGGTAAAAACTTCTTCAAATTGATCGATGGTGAGCACCACGCGAGGTGCTTGAATATCTGAAATCTTTGCGATGAAATCTTCTGGTGCGATTGTTGGCTTTAACAGAACCTCTGCTAAACTTTGAAGCGGATACTCGCCTGGGGTAAATGGTTTGTAGATTTGCCATTGCTCGCTACCCGGTATTTTCTCACCTAAATACAGTTGATAGAGTAACCCTGCTCTGACAACAGAGGATTTGCCACTTCCTGATGCTCCAAGCACTGCTAGAAAATTGCTCTTTTCTATCTTGTCTAACAGATGTGAAGTTAATTGCGAGCGCCCGTAGAAAAAATCGGGGTCTGTTGATTGTTCTGGGGCTTCCGGATTGAAATCAAAATATTCCAATCCTTTGTAAGGGCAGATTTGACCTCGCACTCCCTTTATGCCAGTCAGAATAATGGCGCTACCTGTATTGCTAAAAGCGGGATGCTGTGGCGCAGTTGTCCTCATTGCCCGTCTCACGAACTCTGTTAAGGTATAATTTGTCACCCAGCCATCTTCTCTCTGCTTGGGATCGAGTCCTTGTAGGAGAGCGTTTGTCAGTTCTCCATATTCTCCTAACTCCTGCCCGTATGCTAACTCAAAATCTCGAGACGCAGCTATGTAACAGCGATCGCGTCTTTT
It encodes the following:
- a CDS encoding Rpn family recombination-promoting nuclease/putative transposase yields the protein MTADPLFYEIFKEIPELFFELIGQSGKDTSIYKFSAPEIKQRGFRLDGLLSTSEIYLNEPIYFIEAQSYKDDNFYNQFVAKIVLYLTQYQPPNDEWYAVVIYDTKSNEGNFPRYLNFVLSNLHRFYLDELAKTPNQSLAVGVMRLIVENKSQEKTGELARQLLRQAQQELTDATLEEKVLEFIKAVVIDKFANLSREELEVMLNLDSLKKSRVYLEGKQEGKQEGKQEGKQEGKQEGFEEGVLVTKLETIPKLMRLGLSIEQIAEFLELDVEIVRENARQ
- a CDS encoding caspase family protein, producing MAKSIYALLVGIDRYDPNSVSPVPSLQGCVNDIAAAQEYLEERTKDGEWQLIEPLILKNEQATREAIIQGFKDHLCKADSSDVVFFYYAGHGGQEKAPEEFWVLEPDRLNESLICYDSRTANGKDLADKELSYLISLVAKKDPHVLIVLDCCHSGSGTRDLAPDVKVRRASVDNRERDLKSYLFYEDQKALDEILTSSRNLDEQKKTTGVVLPPRGKHIMFSACRDYELAKEYKGDRGEPRGVFSYFLMQTLQRTNGKITYRDLARNINAIVSGKVKEQSPQVDATNPEELDQPFLGGAIGDRDVFFALTYNRNENGWLIDGGGLHGLRVSQETETLLAIFPLTANSEELRNLDAALGEAKVTKVFPQRSKVQITKGEEKLSEKESYKAVAIGLPLPPLKVYFKTDESDAVGIELARKTLQTSGLKNQPSLYVREVEQAADANYYLAANKNQYWILQREDLSPAIAPIPEASNGESYTSEMASALVTRLEHIARWKNVLDLSTPATSRIKPDDVEMSITIVSGKKESPSSSELRVEYTHDSNNNEWLGPVLQVRLTNRSFKTLYANVVLLSEDYAINADLFEEKSSIRLAPSDSGGSSSVESELTFYIPEAFLEQGITEYKDIFKLIVCTTEFNASLLQQDGLNPPPRNRSTEQYGGTLDRLLDGVHTRNAVRAQGTYDDWMTKEITVTLIKPQDAKPIKSHSSTSLQDGLVEVQPHPSLRAKVNLTTVPQASRDLGNLILPAILRQEPRVTQSFAFTSSRGSDPGLSAIELSDIEDYTVVNKDAPLTIVIDKEITENEYLLPFAYDSEDKFFLPLGRGIRTENGKTEIVLERLPKPSTTSRSLQGSVKIFLEKVAHQKLGRPYNYPLLSSVASIDDKDKVTYEANKETIKGQVAQAQKIVLFIHGILGSTQRSLSSINKAKVTVNGQDRTLKEHYDLVLAFDYENLQTTIEENAKLLGQRLQEIGLGPNHGKELHIVAHSMGGLIARWFIEQEGGNQVVQHLVMLGTPNAGSPWPSIQDWVFTALSFGLNQLSAVVWPTRIVAVLLELLENNDLSLEQMHPESEFFKAIALSEDPHVPYTIIAGDRSLISGISEEKSGQLHRLMQKLFGKAVDKAIDLAFFQQPNDLAVSLASITSVTSDRTPPPRILEPYTACDHVTYFTVPSGLAALSEALSPKH
- a CDS encoding DUF3991 domain-containing protein; the protein is MQAIEIAQTEPTSQCIPPAVDSSQRSLVQQYLIQQKELPANMVQALHGPGLVYVEFNQNAVFRMRSLTEETTGAFLRGTRGEHTKILFFARKIDIYQKGTAVEVNEVVEFGDLGFC
- a CDS encoding caspase family protein — translated: MKREALVVGINRYPYMKNLSQPAKDAEAIARLLEDYGDFEVQRLPSQTGKREVSPKELLQKQELEEAIKRLFHPKSHIIANTALLYFAGHGLLKGENHNIQSFLATSEADPEGDRWGFSVRDLREILASSPVKQQIVWLDCCYSGELLNFLETNLSEVKKRRDRCYIAASRDFELAYGQELGEYGELTNALLQGLDPKQREDGWVTNYTLTEFVRRAMRTTAPQHPAFSNTGSAIILTGIKGVRGQICPYKGLEYFDFNPEAPEQSTDPDFFYGRSQLTSHLLDKIEKSNFLAVLGASGSGKSSVVRAGLLYQLYLGEKIPGSEQWQIYKPFTPGEYPLQSLAEVLLKPTIAPEDFIAKISDIQAPRVVLTIDQFEEVFTLCQNLDERQQFFECLISAVNRLGNKLCLILIMRADFQGNCAEQEYGGLVTKIDRNLVRVMPMKPEELREAITKPAEQAGIEIENPLVEKMIADVKGEAGGLPLLQYALTELWKKRPLKRWTLSDYYNIGGVEKALEKRADEVYESLSEEEQLVAKRIFLELTYLGDIANTRRRIHKYDLASKQQTEDLLLEKVIQKLAAPETRLITTDTASKPGDVILDIAHEALIRHWQKLHDWIREYRAAMEIERKIESEAKEWARRGKPENYLLQEARLVEAEDYLENYLHLGLLDSLALEFIEESRKKREFEQQEKERVAFLERALAEKEQALIEATLPEEAEKVLSLLPNQPSEALKRSIELIGQNLEKLPDKILTSIQANLLTVTNTARVSNKCWGHERSVISVAIAADCKMIVSGSDDGTVRLWDCTGNPIGKPLRGHLGYVSSVAISTDGKIIVSGSKDGTVRLWDVDGNPVGKPILGHQGSVRTVAISTDSKTIVSGGDDKVVRLWDSAGNLKCKPLRGHKDYVKRVTVSDDGKTIVSVGADETIRLWDKRGNPIGEPLWGYKDSIISVIFNNSNEPVIVTGSQHGTVRLWDISNNPIAKPLRGHEAYVNAVAISTDGKMIVTGSADRTVRVWDISGNSIGIPLHGHESFVNSVAIATDGKIIVSGSDDKTVRLWDISNNSIDEPLRGHGDCVNAVAIHGDRKIIISGSADSTIRLWNSKSHPILHPLRGHENSVNAVAVSTNGKIIISGSTDSTVRLWDISGNPIGKPLRGHERCVNSVAISTKGKIIVSGSDDKTIRLWSSIGKSIGKPLRGHKGYVKSVAISTDAKIIISGSTDNTVRLWDIAGNPIGLPLNGHEYFVNAVSISTDNKIIVSGSADGTVRLWDTDGNPIGKPLRGHEGSVMSVAISSDRKMIVSGGSDGTVRLWDTDGNSFGKPLYGHEGSVISVAISTNGKTIVSGGTDGMVRLWQGGWRAWLEVCCRRLMYHLISENPEIDVVKYTIGVNLTETLSNTDLALILIRQGNDLARLRNFALAIAKFQQAVELNPTLNLTPEIAALQWQH
- a CDS encoding pentapeptide repeat-containing protein; translated protein: MRTLLSLVISASSIALSGADSVATLLLVAVLLRNNMPQQEILIGDLISRYAAGERNFSEVIIETPFPQTSSWELGHFRGLDLSGIILRNSSIRWIAIYMDGVILRGADLTDVDLGESNFEGADLSNAILRETKYFQSAFNGANLSGADLTGAELVDSGFIGVNLCGANFTNARIDDITFACNNLNKAIFNGARLKNVLFDEAKLVRTDFRGADFGKDKRGASGVRFRDCCFGKTLMPDGSVRGS